One window of the Oncorhynchus clarkii lewisi isolate Uvic-CL-2024 chromosome 19, UVic_Ocla_1.0, whole genome shotgun sequence genome contains the following:
- the LOC139374280 gene encoding glutathione-specific gamma-glutamylcyclotransferase 1-like — MKLLDITVSEKPSLWIFGYGSLVWKPDFKYKINYVGYIKGFSRRFWHGDNFHRGDKDLPGRVVTLVEDHDACTWGVAYEVTDSQMEESLQYLNVREAVLGGYATKMVEFTPREKCQGSLLALVYIATSDNPIYLGPATPTEIAAQIAICRGNTGHNIEYLLRLAEFMRLYCPEVEDDHLFSIEAATLALLI; from the exons ATGAAgctactggacattactgtatcAGAAAAACCCAGCCTGTGGATATTCGGATATGGCTCATTAGTCTGGAAACCAGACTTCAAATACAAGATAAACTACGTCGGCTATATCAAAGGATTTAGTAGACGCTTCTGGCATGGGGACAATTTTCATCGAGGAGACAAAGACTTG CCAGGTAGAGTGGTGACTTTAGTGGAAGATCATGAT GCTTGCACCTGGGGGGTAGCCTACGAGGTCACCGACTCCCAAATGGAGGAGTCTCTGCAGTATTTGAATGTGAGAGAGGCTGTGCTGGGGGGCTACGCCACCAAGATGGTGGAGTTCACTCCCAGAGAGAAGTGCCAAGGATCTCTGCTTGCCCTGGTCTACATCGCCACCTCTGACAACCCCATATATCTTGGGCCTGCCACTCCCACAGAGATAGCTGCTCAGATTGCCATCTGCAGAGGCAACACGGGCCACAACATAGAGTACCTCCTTCGCCTGGCTGAATTCATGAGGCTGTACTGTCCTGAGGTAGAGGATGACCATCTCTTCTCCATAGAGGCAGCCACCCTGGCTCTGCTCATCTGA